In Sander vitreus isolate 19-12246 chromosome 4, sanVit1, whole genome shotgun sequence, the genomic stretch ATGTACTTTTCTACCTCACCTTCAGTGGGAGACAGAGAGTATGCAATTGAATGATGGTCACGTATTTAGGCAAAATGTTCCATGCACAAATTTAAGGACAAATTGAATATGCAAGAAGTGGGATATACCTTCTTTACAGCGACTCCAAGGGCAGCAGTCAATCAGCTGGACCAGCACACAAGGCATGTTATGGGTGCACAGCATGCGATTAATGACACTGATACTGTAAAGAAGAAAATAGCATTCTGTCAGCTGTAGAGATGAAAGGATTGGTAAATTAACACATTGACAGAAAACTAATCTGCAACCACTTTGAAAATTgacaaatgtgagaatttgctattttctttttttaaatatgattgTAAATTTTATATATGTGGGGtttagactgttggtcggacaaaacaagcaatttgaagatttGTTAACCTTTGTTTTGAGAAATTGCGATTTTTTACAACTGTCATGTaacaaaatgttaaatacatttaaaaaaaaaaaaataaatcaataatgacAGTTGTTGCAGCATATTTCAGCTGCACTCTTagtatctaaaaaaaataataataatgtaatggtTTAGCTTGATGTGTAAATGTCCATAAGAATGGGAAGATTTCTCAGATTGTCTTCTGTCAATTTCTAATCCCTAGACTTATTTGATGGTCCAGACACACTGGCGTACCTCTCGGTGTGATCAGTGATGTAACGCAGCACAGAGACAGCCTTCAGGGAGATTTCAAACTCCAGTGCAGCATTCTGCATCTGCAACTCCTTCACCAAGTGAAAAGAATACGTAACTAATCAGTTTAAGTAAAAGAAGGACTCCTCTGCAGTAGTCtaaacaataaaaccaacaaAAGCACCATACATCTCAGCTGTCAGTACCTCTATAGAGGAACCAACTGCTTTCCCTGTCAGGTTGTGTTGGTCAGTTGTTGCACCCTCCCTGATCACTTTGCTGGCCAACAGGGTGAGTTTGCGGTGGCAGTAATCAACCAAGTCAAGAACAGAGTCGTCAGCTGCCTCACATGAATCCTGTACAATATACACACACCTCTTTCAACATGTCACATACAGCTTAATTTATAACAATATTTATAGAGATAGAGTCTAAACTGCCTTGCGATGTGATCACATCCATGCTTTAACACATATAAAATATGGTTCAGATGAGTACAATGTAGGGGTATGTATTTGTGGACACACTGACCTTATGATACATGATTGTTTCAAGTAGGTTTATGACCGTGGCTTCATGGTGGATCTAAGAAGGAGACATTAAAGTACACATCAAATCAAGTGTGAGTGCTGCAAGCTGGCAATCATTTTACATCTCATTTTACACTCACCACCATGTAAAGATGAAACGTGTTGTTGGGATTAAAGTCCTGCAGCTGACATAAAATGGGGAACACTTTGTGCTTCCACACCTCCACAAGGATCATTTCATGGACCAGAACAGGTATctagagagggaggagagaaaaaaagatactGTAGACAAAAGCTTGTTCTAATGTGTTCATCATGCTATCGTAGTTTTAAGCAATATAAACAAGTAGAACATTTAGAAGACACAATAGAAGATTTTTGCAGGACTTCTCTAAATGCCACCGACATTTCCACATGTAGAGAGGTAGCAGTCACCTTTCCAAATGACACCAGGAGCTCCTTGATGAACTCATCGTGCATGGCAGAAGCATTTAGTATCGCCTGCATGTTAAGTTTCTCAATGTACTCATGCTGTCTGAACCACCTGTCAACACACAAAGAGATAATCACACATGAAGAAAAAGCGTTTAGGCTTTATGAACTATTTTATAAACCGTGCAGAATTCTTGGGTCGCCTGGCCTGTGGCAGGTCTGCTTACTGTCCCTAGAGTCAAAACTAACATGGACAAGCTGTCCGGATATGGCCAATAGCCGCGAACGGTGTCAGACCATGGACACAGTTATAAgtcttgctaacgttagcatagacGCATGTTTTTAGCTAGCTGGTTAACGTTAATCTTACCTCTCTGAGCCCACTTCTTTGAGAGAGAACGTTTCCAGACTTTGAACAAACCCCTCTGCTTCGACAGGCAGAATTACAGACGTGTCCATTTCGTCAAAGGAACTACTCAACAAGCTatcaagtaaaaaaagaaaaatgtcactCTTCAGTTAAGTTGTTTTGGAGTTAACTAGTGTTAGCGATACCCTTAACCCTTGGTTTTTCTGTGGTTGTCATGGTGAGTGCAAACCAAGCGCACCCAAAGCGCAGTTCCTCTTTGCCGCCAGAGAGGGGCGGTATAtcttcagaaaacaaaaacaggtaTAGTATGAAAAACTATAAAACCAGCAGTAATGGAGGACATATCCAGAGCAACACATCCATGATCCAGAGCTGCAGTTCCACACTGTAAAACGAATCCATTATAAGTATTACtagctaaatgtagcctacatcgAGTAACAAATGTAAAAGTACTTACTGTGTAAGTATCATTTTTTACTGTTTAAAATTAGTGCTTGGTAGTTTAACCTATAACAATGTATCATATTGTATAAgcttatatatttaaaatcttGATTTGTAAAGCAACTAGTAACTATagctatcaaataaatgtagtggtgtAAATTCCTCTGAATTGATGACATGAAATACACTACGTTGTATCTTACACTATACTAAACACTATGCTGTATTGCTGCactatacatactatacatgCTGTTTGTCTCCAAATAAGTTTTTGTAGCTCTGttatatatttctgttactTTCTATATgcatctgtatttatttctgtttgttttactgCTGCAACAACCAGATTCCCCCGCTGTGATGATCAATACAGGTGTATCTTATCTTACACATCAGTACAGTGGTAAAGAAAAATTGCTGTTTCTTATTGTAGTTTCAAAGTTAGATTTTTTTCCACAGTCTGATAACATGAAATCTTCTGTATCCACTTGTTTCAGTGCTTCCATCTGACGCTATTTTTTTTATGCctacaaaatgacacaaaatgtaaaatcaatcaagatgtggttgttttttttaaaaatcattttATACACTGATTTAAGAAACCGTCACATTGGTGTTTTTCTCGTTTATTAATCACAAATTCTCTTTTGGACAGTATTAATAAATATCTCTTTCCTCACTTGACCCAAACAGACACGTATGCTAATTCCTGACAAggacatttgtttaaaaaaaaaaaacatcaacactaatctaacataaaaatgacaaaaaaacaacttcactTTCATTGTTACGTTATTTCAAGAAAGGTCTTCCTGTCACTGAAGGCATCTTTGGTTGAGGCTTCTCTGTATCTTTCAGTCTGTTTTCCGTTAATGTCACTTCCAGCACACCACGAT encodes the following:
- the zmynd10 gene encoding zinc finger MYND domain-containing protein 10, which codes for MDTSVILPVEAEGFVQSLETFSLKEVGSERWFRQHEYIEKLNMQAILNASAMHDEFIKELLVSFGKIPVLVHEMILVEVWKHKVFPILCQLQDFNPNNTFHLYMVIHHEATVINLLETIMYHKDSCEAADDSVLDLVDYCHRKLTLLASKVIREGATTDQHNLTGKAVGSSIEELQMQNAALEFEISLKAVSVLRYITDHTESISVINRMLCTHNMPCVLVQLIDCCPWSRCKEGEVEKYINGRWQKIHVEDRLKMTKLDGQVWISLYNLLLKEDCQRKYDFNNFNKNQLLKLRGFLTEVLIDQLPNLVELQRYLAHLAVTDPAPPKKELILEQIPEMWNHIVRENSGRWKAIAKYQVKETFSPSESDLRLQAQRLAKMYNLDVMESLLPEKPKCGSCGKEATKRCSRCQGEWYCHRECQVKHWSKHKRACQLMAEATEKI